The stretch of DNA GGATTTTGAATCAAAAATCCGATCCTGGCATGGGCCATGTTTTACCTTTTTAGGTATAAAATCAGCTATCTCCTTAAGCGTAAGAAGCAGTTTGATCTTTTCAAACAGCCCTGAAGGTGGCTGCATCTTAATAAGGGTCTCTATCCTTTTACCAATATCATCAAGGGATGGAGAGCTTAATGCCATCTCCATCCGCCTGAAACTGCCAAAGGCATTTATCAGCAGGGGGAAGTCAGAGCCCTTTGTCTTTTCAAACAGGATTGCCGGGCCGTTAGTCTTGCTCATCCGGTCAGCGATCTCTGTAATCTCCAGATAAGGGTCAACCTCTGCCGTGACCCTCTTCAGTTCGCCGGCCTTCTCAAGGGCTGATATAAATTGGTTCAGGTTTTTAAAGGACATATGCTCCTCATAAATATGGTTTAAAAAATTTATATAATAAGGTAGATTTCAAAGCAAAGAAAAAAACCTGAATGACCGGTGGTGCTTTTGTCAATAGATATCCTCATATTTTCCATACTGATAATTTCTCTTGCCCTTTTTTCTGTGATGCTTTTTGCATTCAGGATAAAAGGTGAAAAGCTCATCTATGAAAAGGTCAGCAAATACCACCATATCATGGTCTATGAAGAGGGCTCTATCAGGACCCTGCGTCTTGGTGATGGCCATGATGACGGAAAACAATCACGTATAGACCTGAATGACCCGGATTATTTGCTCCTCGAGTATACGAGGCTTGCGTTCGCTGCCCTTTTTATTAATGACATGCCTTTAAAGGTTTTGATTATCGGCCTTGGTGGAGGCGCGCTTCCCCGTGCGATCAGCCATTATATCCCGGAAGCTGAGATTGATGTGGTGGATATAGACCCTGAGGTGGTTGAGGTAGCAGAAAGATTTTTCATGTTTACCACCGGTGAAATGGTCAGGGTGCATATTGGAGATGGCCGTACCTTCATACAGAAGATGGCAAAGGATAGCTTAGGTAAAAGGTATGATATGGTAATCCTGGATGCATTCAACAGCAGTTCAATACCCAGGCACCTCATTACAAAAGAGTTTTTAAAGG from Desulfatiglans sp. encodes:
- a CDS encoding fused MFS/spermidine synthase; translation: MSIDILIFSILIISLALFSVMLFAFRIKGEKLIYEKVSKYHHIMVYEEGSIRTLRLGDGHDDGKQSRIDLNDPDYLLLEYTRLAFAALFINDMPLKVLIIGLGGGALPRAISHYIPEAEIDVVDIDPEVVEVAERFFMFTTGEMVRVHIGDGRTFIQKMAKDSLGKRYDMVILDAFNSSSIPRHLITKEFLKEVIQVLDPKGVVAANVLVDNRLFHSMLKTYRKVFKRCYIFMGGIAQNAVFISPGPDAPDINKKDIEERAHALQELYHFSFSMLSVARQFRSRYTPKISAKVITDSKDS